One Ranitomeya imitator isolate aRanImi1 chromosome 1, aRanImi1.pri, whole genome shotgun sequence DNA window includes the following coding sequences:
- the LRP10 gene encoding low-density lipoprotein receptor-related protein 10 yields MSLLVTLLLYGHLVFIEGESIYDSSPCLSGFFRCSSGCIPLFSVCDGSFDCDDKLDEISCSSYCNVTLKDFYGVFSPPGYPDSPPSPLPSYCRWLIDSEDSRGLALQFSSLQLSELDALVVYENGVGDFPRLLRALYHQSNGKSVTVESVGGRVTIVYQYNTNTPHYTIIDPSVTYGSDYRFPGTENHDPGPRLTDQIGSPPSQLHFPSFNMPNGWFPSFRPRGFNATYRVRGYCLPWDQPCGSSPGLLFEDGVEVGGGCFSDSQRCDGIWDCANGRDEVNCTNCPEGHFPCASSHGCYPINERCNYQTSCQDGTDERNCRGCQPGGFHCDLERCVYEAWVCDGQADCRDGSDEKNCGYILPRKVIAAAVIGSLICATLLVVALGCTCRLYTSRAREYSVFAPLSRIDAELIQQQAPPSYGQLIAQGAIPPVDDFPTESPNDGSFMGNLRSLLQFLHQTPPLPAGGLNELPPRRRPPRPVRRLLRRLRRWGLLPPRTQGTQTESPQNPSTGPLQPTSEGSDHTSAPLLPLKTPLESLNYSFSLTEPSSAPQAFPVEDRSGLMMGMMQVVRESALHPLEGEDLLNGRRGEGFGDDAVGLEGTEDEDEMLLLPLAEGYDVATGDVGLILC; encoded by the exons GACACCTAGTTTTCATTGAAGGGGAGTCCATTTATG ACTCCTCACCCTGCCTATCCGGTTTCTTCCGTTGCAGCTCTGGCTGTATTCCCCTGTTTTCAGTCTGTGATGGTTCTTTTGACTGTGATGATAAATTGGATGAAATTTCATGTTCATCATATTGCAACGTTACACTAAAAGATTTCTATGGCGTCTtctctcctcctgggtatccagatTCTCCACCTTCTCCTCTACCGTCTTATTGCCGTTGGTTGATTGACTCTGAAGATAGCCGTGGACTTGCTTTGCAGTTTTCTTCCCTCCAGCTTTCAGAGCTAGATGCTCTTGTGGTTTATGAAAATGGTGTTggtgattttccacgccttctcCGTGCCTTGTACCACCAAAGCAATGGCAAATCTGTCACAGTGGAGTCTGTTGGGGGCAGAGTAACTATTGTATATCAGTACAACACAAATACACCCCATTATACGATTATTGATCCTTCCGTAACATATGGCTCTGACTATAGATTTCCTGGCACTGAGAACCACGACCCTGGCCCACGCCTTACTGACCAAATTGGATCACCACCATCTCAACTTCACTTTCCTAGCTTCAACATGCCCAATGGATGGTTTCCATCATTCCGGCCCCGAGGGTTTAATGCCACTTACCGTGTACGGGGCTACTGCCTTCCTTGGGACCAACCATGTGGCTCCAGTCCAGGTCTTTTATTTGAAGACGGAGTAGAGGTAGGTGGTGGCTGTTTTTCAGACTCGCAGCGTTGTGATGGAATCTGGGACTGTGCCAATGGCAGAGATGAGGTTAACTGTACAAACTGTCCCGAGGGGCACTTTCCATGTGCTTCAAGTCATGGCTGTTACCCGATCAATGAGAGGTGTAATTACCAAACTTCTTGCCAAGATGGTACAGATGAAAGAAACTGTCGTGGATGTCAGCCTGGAGGCTTCCATTGTGATTTGGAGCGCTGTGTGTATGAAGCATGGGTATGTGATGGCCAAGCTGATTGTCGAGATGGAAGTGACGAAAAGAACTGTGGCTACATACTTCCCCGGAAAGTAATTGCAGCGGCTGTTATAGGAAGCCTAATTTGCGCTACGTTACTTGTTGTAGCTTTAGGATGTACGTGCCGACTGTATACTTCACGTGCACGTGAGTATAG cgtctTTGCACCTTTATCCCGGATTGATGCAGAATTGATCCAGCAGCAAGCACCTCCATCCTATGGGCAGTTGATTGCTCAAGGAGCTATACCACCTGTTGATGACTTTCCCACTGAGAGTCCTAATGAT GGCTCGTTTATGGGAAACCTTCGCAGTCTACTACAGTTTCTTCATCAGACACCACCTCTTCCAGCTGGAGGCCTAAATGAACTGCCTCCAAGGCGTCGTCCCCCACGACCTGTTAGGCGCCTTCTGCGGAGACTTCGTAGATGGGGTCTTCTTCCTCCCCGAACGCAGGGGACACAAACTGAATCACCGCAGAATCCAAGCACCGGTCCTTTGCAGCCAACATCAGAAGGCAGCGATCATACCTCTGCTCCTTTACTCCCTCTGAAGACTCCTTTAGAGTCCCTGAATTATTCTTTTTCCTTGACTGAGCCCTCATCTGCCCCTCAAGCCTTCCCCGTGGAGGATAGGAGTGGACTCATGATGGGCATGATGCAGGTTGTGCGAGAATCGGCTTTGCATCCCCTTGAGGGTGAAGACCTTTTAAATGGAAGGAGAGGCGAGGGTTTTGGGGATGATGCTGTGGGACTGGAAGGAActgaagatgaagatgaaatgtTGCTGTTGCCTCTTGCAGAAGGTTATGATGTGGCAACAGGAGATGTGGGGTTAATTTTATGTTAG